Within the Acidipropionibacterium acidipropionici genome, the region CCGTGGCCGAAGATGCCGAACATGCCGGGGATGAACCGCTGCTCGACGCCGTCGCGCTCGGTGTACTGCCGGGTGAGGTATCGGACGACAGCCTGTCCGACGCTCAACCTGATGGTGGTCTCAGCCATCTCTCAGGCCTCCTTCTTCTTGTCAACCTGGTAGGGAAGACGAGGATCCATCTTCCCGTCCGCGAATGTGTCGCGGAGCCAGCCGTACTGCGGGTCGTCGACGGACTTCCACTCCGCTCCCCCGGGCCCGGCCATCACATTGAGGTAGTAGAGGTCGTAACCGGGAGCGGCCGCGCACGGTCCGTGCCAGCCGTGGGGCACCAGGGCGACGTCGCCGGTGCCGATCTTCGCGGCCACGCTGATCGGGCGCTCATCGGTGCCGTAGGTGGCGTGCAGGGCCATTCCCGGCCCGTACTCGTTGCCCTTGATCTGGAAGTAGTAGATCTCCTCCAGCTCGTGCTCGTCGGGCCCCTCCTCGTCGTGCTTGTGCGGCGGGTAGGAGGACCAGCAGCCGCCCGGGGTGATCACCTCGACCACCAGCAGCCGCGAGGTGTGCAGCGCATTGCCGACCGAGTAGTTGGAGGCCTGCCGGCACAGGTAGTCGGCGCCGCGCAGCTCGACGGTGACCTCCTCGACCGGGCAGTAGCGGGGTTCGAGGTCCTCGGCTGCCAGGGCGTAGGGCAGCGCGACCCGGCCTCCGGACACGGCGGTGACGGTGGCGGTGACGCCGCGGGGCAGGAAGAAGTAGTCGGTGATCTCGCCCCAGATGGTGTCGCGGCCGTTGAGCGTGCGGGTCGCTCCGTCGACCTCCACGGTGTAGGAGCCCTCCAGCGGCAGCACGAGGTACTCGTAGTCGCCGGTCTCCACGGTGGTGGAGGCCCCGGCGTCCAGGACGGCGACCCGGATCCCCGAGTAGGTCCAGCCGGCCTTCTGCGGCGAGACGTCGGTCTCGAACTCGTCGTGCCCCGCGGTTCCGGCGGGCAGAACGTAGTCAGTCATGAATGATCAGACCTCCAATAGCTTGACGGCGTTGTCGACGGCGGCGGCCACGTCGCCGTCGGACGGGTAGAGCAGCGAGCGCCCGAGCACCAGCCCCTGCACCGTGGACGGCGCCAGGGCCTGGGCCCACATGCGGCGGGTGGCCTCGGCGTCGGCGGAGACCTCGCCGCCCAGCAGCAGGATGGGCATCGACGAGGCCCGCGCGACCTCCTCCATGCCCTCGACGGCGGGGAGTTTGAGCCAGGTCCAGGCGGAGTCGGCGCCGAGCCCGGCGGTCATCGCGACCGACTTGACGACGGCCTCGGTCGACAGATCGTTGACGACCCTACCGGAGGCGTCCCGGCCCGAGATGAAGGGCTCCACCATCGCGATCCGGCCGGCTCTGGCCAGCGCGTCGACGGTGGCGGCGCAGGTGGCGACGGTCTCGGCGGTGTCGCGGTCCTCGAAGTCGTAGCGCATCAGCATCTTGCCGCCGGTCAGATCCTGGGAGACGACCCCCTCGACGTCGTACCCGGTCATCCGGTCGTCGATCTCGAAGGAGGCCCCGGCGAATCCGCCTCGGTTCATCGAGCCGAAGACCACCTTGCCGTCGAGCACGCCGAGATTGGCGAGATCCTGGACCATGTCACTGGTGCCCAGGAAGCCGTTGACCCCGGGCCTCGACAGGGCCGTGACGCAGCGCTCCAGGAGGGATTCGCGGTCGGCCATCGCGTACTGGTCGCTGCCGGCCCGCAGGGCACCGCGGGCCGGGTGGTCCGCGGCGATGACCATCAGTGGCTCGCCCCCCTTCCAGTCCGACCGGGCCCGCTCGGCGACCCGGTCGGCGAAGCCCCTGGGGTCGGAGACCCGGCGCTCCACCAGCTTGTCGATCAGAGGTGTTGCGCTCATCGGTGCGACTCCTTAGGGGTGATGTCGGCGTGCCTGCCCATCATGGTGAGCAGCTCGGGCTCGCTCGGCATGGCCGTGGAACACTCCAGCCGGGTGGCCACCAGGGCACCGGCGGTCGACGCCGCGCGGATGGTGTCGGCCAGCGACCAGCCCTCCAGCAGGCCGTGGCACAGGCTGCCGCCGAAGGCGTCGCCGGCACCCAGGCCGTTGGTGACCTCGATGGGGGTCGGGGGCACCTCGACCTGCTCGTGGCGGGTCATCGCCAGAGTCCCCTTGGGGCCCTGCTTCACCACGGCGATCTCGACGCCGGCTTCCAGGAGCGCCTCGGCGGCCTTCTGGGGCTCGGTCTCGCCGACCGCCACCTCGCACTCCTCACGGTTGCCCACCGCGACGGTGACCTGTGGCAGGATCGCGGAGACGGCCTCGTGGGCCTCCTCCTTGCTCGACCAGAAGGAGGGCCGGTAGTCCAGATCCAGCACGGTGTGCCTCCGCCCGCCGCGCACCTCGAGGGCCTTGTGGTGGGCGGCCCGGCTGGGCTCCTGACACAGACCGGTGACGGTCAGCCACAGGATCTTGGCGTCCTTGACGGCCTGCTCCGGGATGTCCTCCGGGGTGATCTGGAGGTCCGGGGCCGTGGGGTACCGGTAGAAGTAGAGGGGGAAGTCGTCCGGAGGGTAGATCTCGCAGAAGGTGACGGGGGTCGGGATCTTCTCGACGGTGCCGACGTACTGGGAGAAGACTCCCAGTCGGCCCATCTCCTGGCGGCAGAAATTACCGAAGGGGTCGTCTCCCACGGCGGTGACCACGGCCGTGGCGTGGCGCAGGCGGGCGGCGGCGACGGCGACATTGGTGGCGCTGCCGCCGAGGAACTTCCCGAAGGAGGTGACGTCCTCGAGTCCGACTCCGGTCTGGAGGGGGTAGATGTCGACGCCGATCCGTCCCATCGTCAGGACGTCGACCGGTCTGGGTCCGAAGGCAACCATGAAGATCTCCGCTTCGTTGGGGTGGTTACGCACTCCAACGCTAGCAGCGTCCCCGGATTTGTCAATACAAACAACCGTCCCAGACGCCGTTCGTCAGTATCGCGTTGTCGCGGGCCTCCGCTCCTCCGCGAACCGTTCCGATCGCCGCAAGCATTTGACAGGACAATTCGCATGGGGTCTAATGGTCGTCAGGTCGGCACCATCGGCGAGCCGGCGACAGGTACCCCAGCACAGGAGCTGAATCCATGACCGAATACACGCCCGGACCGCTTCTCGAGGTCTCCAGGAACACACCCACGGCGCTGTGGAACGACTCCGCCGATCTCGACGAGCTCTCCCAGTCCATCTCCTTCGGCGGAGTCGGCGCGACCTGCAACCCCCAGATCGCCTACGGAACCATCAAGAAGCACCTCGACGTCTGGGCGCCGCGGATCAAGAAGATCCACGAGGAGCACCCCACCTGGGGAGAGGCCGAGATCGGCTGGCAGGCCGTCAAGGACATGTCAGTCGAGGCCGCGAAGCTCCTCGAGCCGATCTTCGTCGAGCAGCACGGGCACAACGGCCGGCTGTCGGTCCAGACCGATCCCCGCCTCCACAACGACGCCAAGGCCCTGGCCGATCAGGCCGAGGAGTTCAGCAACCTCGCCCCGAACATCATCGTGAAGGTGCCCTGCACCTCAATCGGGGTCCAGGCCATCGAGGACGCCACCTACCGCGGCGTCTCCATGAACGTGACGGTCTCCTTCTCCGTCCCGCAGGCCGTCCGCTCCGCCGAGGCCATCGAGCGCGGCCTCGATCGCCGGGTCGCCGAGGGCCTGCCGATCGACGAGATGGGCCCGGTCGTCACCATCATGGCAGGCCGTCTGGACGACTGGCTCAAGATCGTCGCCGAGCGCGACCGCGAGGCGATCGATCCCGGCGTCCTGGAGTGGGCGGGGATCGCCTGCGTCAAGCACGCCTACCAGATCTTCCAGGAGCGCGGGTTCCGCGCCCGGGTGCTGGTGGCCGCCTACCGCAACACCCTCCAGTACTCGGAGCTCACCGGTGGCGATCTCGTCCTCTCCCCGCCCTTCAAGTGGGCCAAGCGGGTCAACGACTCCGGCTACACCCCGGACTTCGACGCCATCAACAAGCCGGTCCCGGCCGACCGGATGGCCGCTCTGGAGAAGCTGCCCGAGTTCCGCCGCGCCTACGACCCCGACGGCATGACCATCGAGGAGTTCGACACCTTCGGGCCGACGCTGCGCACCCTGCGGGGCTTCCTGCAGGCCGACTGCGATCTCGAGACCCTGGTCAAGGACATCGTGATGCCCGAGCCGTGATCGGCCAGGACCTGCCGGCACACATACAGGGGCGCCCGCCACAGGTCATCCTGCGGCGGGCGCCGACGCTGTCTGCAGCGGGTGGCCCGCGGTTCGGACCCGGCCCGAGCGGCGGCCACCGCTTGAGGGGTCAGCGAGCCCTGGCGAGCGAAGGGGATGCATCCCCTTCAGCTTCTGCGCAGTCTCAGGCGCTCTCCCGCTGCGCGTCGGCCTGTCGCTTCAGCTCCTCGGGGTCGAGCTCCTTGACCTTCTCGATGAGCTCGTCGAGCTGGGCGCCCGGCAGCAGGCCGGCCTGGCGGAAGACCAGGTAGCCCGAACGGAAGGCCATGATGGTCGGGATGGAGGTGATCTCCAGGGCGGCCGACAGGTCCTGCTGATCCTCGGTGTCGACCTTCGCGAAGGTCACATCCTCGTGCCTGCTGCTCGCCTCGTCGTAGATCGGGGCGAAACGCATGCACGGATTGCACCATCCGGCCCAGAAGTCGATGAGGACGACGTCGTTGGCGTCGACGGTCGAGGAGAAGTTCTCCGTGTTGAGGGCGACGGTCGCCATAAGTGCCTCCGTGATGTCTGCGGTCATCGGCCCAACACGGAGGCAGATGGACTTATTCCCGGCTCAGGCGATCCCGGAGGCCGGCCCGGGCTCCTTCTGGGCCACCACCCGGCGCATCGGCACGGCGATATCGACCGGTCCCCGGCTGGCCGCGCGACGGACCAGCCAGTTGCGCGCCGAACGGCGTCTGGCCTGGGTGGATCCGGGCAGATACAGGGCCCCCATGATGAGGTCCGCGTCGG harbors:
- the iolC gene encoding 5-dehydro-2-deoxygluconokinase: MVAFGPRPVDVLTMGRIGVDIYPLQTGVGLEDVTSFGKFLGGSATNVAVAAARLRHATAVVTAVGDDPFGNFCRQEMGRLGVFSQYVGTVEKIPTPVTFCEIYPPDDFPLYFYRYPTAPDLQITPEDIPEQAVKDAKILWLTVTGLCQEPSRAAHHKALEVRGGRRHTVLDLDYRPSFWSSKEEAHEAVSAILPQVTVAVGNREECEVAVGETEPQKAAEALLEAGVEIAVVKQGPKGTLAMTRHEQVEVPPTPIEVTNGLGAGDAFGGSLCHGLLEGWSLADTIRAASTAGALVATRLECSTAMPSEPELLTMMGRHADITPKESHR
- the trxA gene encoding thioredoxin → MATVALNTENFSSTVDANDVVLIDFWAGWCNPCMRFAPIYDEASSRHEDVTFAKVDTEDQQDLSAALEITSIPTIMAFRSGYLVFRQAGLLPGAQLDELIEKVKELDPEELKRQADAQRESA
- a CDS encoding transaldolase family protein; the encoded protein is MTEYTPGPLLEVSRNTPTALWNDSADLDELSQSISFGGVGATCNPQIAYGTIKKHLDVWAPRIKKIHEEHPTWGEAEIGWQAVKDMSVEAAKLLEPIFVEQHGHNGRLSVQTDPRLHNDAKALADQAEEFSNLAPNIIVKVPCTSIGVQAIEDATYRGVSMNVTVSFSVPQAVRSAEAIERGLDRRVAEGLPIDEMGPVVTIMAGRLDDWLKIVAERDREAIDPGVLEWAGIACVKHAYQIFQERGFRARVLVAAYRNTLQYSELTGGDLVLSPPFKWAKRVNDSGYTPDFDAINKPVPADRMAALEKLPEFRRAYDPDGMTIEEFDTFGPTLRTLRGFLQADCDLETLVKDIVMPEP
- a CDS encoding Cgl0159 family (beta/alpha)8-fold protein, translating into MSATPLIDKLVERRVSDPRGFADRVAERARSDWKGGEPLMVIAADHPARGALRAGSDQYAMADRESLLERCVTALSRPGVNGFLGTSDMVQDLANLGVLDGKVVFGSMNRGGFAGASFEIDDRMTGYDVEGVVSQDLTGGKMLMRYDFEDRDTAETVATCAATVDALARAGRIAMVEPFISGRDASGRVVNDLSTEAVVKSVAMTAGLGADSAWTWLKLPAVEGMEEVARASSMPILLLGGEVSADAEATRRMWAQALAPSTVQGLVLGRSLLYPSDGDVAAAVDNAVKLLEV
- the iolB gene encoding 5-deoxy-glucuronate isomerase translates to MTDYVLPAGTAGHDEFETDVSPQKAGWTYSGIRVAVLDAGASTTVETGDYEYLVLPLEGSYTVEVDGATRTLNGRDTIWGEITDYFFLPRGVTATVTAVSGGRVALPYALAAEDLEPRYCPVEEVTVELRGADYLCRQASNYSVGNALHTSRLLVVEVITPGGCWSSYPPHKHDEEGPDEHELEEIYYFQIKGNEYGPGMALHATYGTDERPISVAAKIGTGDVALVPHGWHGPCAAAPGYDLYYLNVMAGPGGAEWKSVDDPQYGWLRDTFADGKMDPRLPYQVDKKKEA